In Gopherus evgoodei ecotype Sinaloan lineage unplaced genomic scaffold, rGopEvg1_v1.p scaffold_31_arrow_ctg1, whole genome shotgun sequence, a single window of DNA contains:
- the LOC115640619 gene encoding interferon-inducible GTPase 5-like, translating to MSEEKFKAAVQEGNLKKAVSMAQQIMKSLGCFHIAVIGKSGSGKSSFVNAFRGLRDDDKGAAEVGVVETTKEPTSYSYPDYPNVFLWDLPGIETPNFQSSELNLTVTYYQYDFFIIITATRFRDIHANLAQKIQEKRKKFFFVRSKVDQDLEAEMRKKFYCERTTLQQIREACQGHLQNARVNDTQVFLLSNWEPDKHDFPLLKKTLEEVIPHHATRQRLLMISNQTLQAKKTAMQKTTWKPATLSGGLAAIPLPGLSLVADIAIMVDCMRDYCKDFGLNSESLSALAHHIGKREKDLKAVIKSPLATEITTDLVLTLLSNAAGGGVKYLSFLGKSFIPVIGSLFSAQVSFGATMFMLDNFIRDLAEDTQRVLVKALGEEEKKSK from the coding sequence ATGagtgaagaaaaattcaaagctgCTGTCCAAGAAGGAAACCTTAAAAAAGCAGTTTCAATGGCGCAGCAGATTATGAAGTCTCTTGGATGTTTCCACATTGCGGTCATTGGGAAGTCAGGCTCTGGAAAGTCATCGTTTGTCAATGCCTTTCGGGGCTTACGTGATGACGATAAAGGAGCTGCTGAGGTCGGGGTAGTGGAAACAACAAAGGAGCCAACCTCATATTCATATCCTGATTACCCTAATGTTTTCTTATGGGACCTTCCAGGAATCGAAACGCCAAATTTTCAGTCAAGTGAATTAAACTTGACTGTTACATATTATCAGTATGATTTTTTCATTATCATCACAGCTACACGCTTCAGAGATATCCATGCCAACCTTGCACAGAAGATCCAGGAGAAGCGGAAAAAGTTTTTTTTCGTGCGCTCCAAAGTGGACCAGGACTTGGAGGCTGAAATGAGGAAAAAATTCTATTGTGAGAGGACAACCCTGCAGCAGATCAGAGAGGCCTGCCAAGGCCATCTGCAGAACGCAAGAGTGAATGACACTCAGGTTTTTCTCCTCTCCAACTGGGAACCTGACAAGCACGATTTTCCCCTCCTGAAGAAAACTCTGGAAGAGGTGATCCCCCATCATGCTACACGGCAAAGGCTGCTTATGATCTCGAACCAAACCCTGCAAGCAAAGAAAACAGCCATGCAGAAGACCACATGGAAACCAGCTACCTTGTCAGGTGGTCTTGCTGCTATTCCTCTTCCGGGTCTTTCTCTTGTTGCTGACATTGCTATCATGGTGGATTGCATGAGAGATTACTGCAAGGACTTTGGCCTGAATTCTGAGTCCCTCTCTGCACTTGCACACCATATTGGGAAGCGGGAGAAAGACCTGAAAGCCGTGATAAAGtccccactggccacagaaataACAACTGACCTTGTACTGACGCTGCTGTCAAACGCTGCAGGTGGAGGAGTGAAATATCTGTCTTTCTTGGGCAAGAGTTTTATACCAGTGATTGGGTCACTGTTTTCTGCACAGGTTTCTTTTGGTGCGACAATGTTTATGTTGGATAACTTTATAAGAGACCTTGCTGAAGATACCCAAAGAGTCCTGGTAAAGGCTTtgggggaagaagagaaaaaatcAAAATAG